A window from Parambassis ranga chromosome 13, fParRan2.1, whole genome shotgun sequence encodes these proteins:
- the tmprss5 gene encoding LOW QUALITY PROTEIN: transmembrane protease serine 5 (The sequence of the model RefSeq protein was modified relative to this genomic sequence to represent the inferred CDS: deleted 1 base in 1 codon) — MTFSQNLQTVRPHDPPGQTTASFSAPLLTSLSLCEGKIQSCILLTGKCLDGDTLSVIENPVTVSHPFHSEKTAGVTDTRRVQGWLKGIHSTSYAHRLVRLLAAVCAVGLLGGLVVGVWFLVKLLLRPSTSQSPVGLGDTKETPFCNVTEDISISDPRKVFYRISPENSLLEIQLGKLLTWLPVCYERWNSSLGTLVCRQLGYPRLTKHKGVNLTDIGPNYTDGFIQITSDHKSSLENMWQFRGSCITGKVIALQCFECGTRAKLPRIIGGVEATLGRWPWQVSLYYSNRHTCGGSIITSQWVVTAAHCVHNYRLPQVSSWVVYVGIVTRSSAKMAQHTGYAVERIIYNKNYNHRSHDSDIALMKLRTPLNFSDTIRPICLPQYGYDLPGGTQCWISGWGYTQPDAVHSPDTLKEAPVPIISTKKCNSSCMYNGEITPRMLCAGYTEGKVDACQGDSGGPLVCQDENVWRLVGVVSWGTGCAEPNHPGVYTKVAEFLGWIYDMIENY; from the exons ATGACCTTTTCTCAGAACCTACAAACTGTCAG GCCCCATGACCCCCCTGGACAAACAACAGCCTCATTCTCTGCA CCACTGCTGACCTCATTGTCTCTTTGTGAAGGGAAAATCCAGAGTTGCATTCTGTTAACTGGCAAATG TCTAGATGGAGACACACTATCGGTGATTGAAAACCCAGTGACTGTCAGTCATccgtttcactcagagaaaaCAGCGGGAGTCACAGACACCAGGAGAGTCCAGGGCTGGTTAAAAGGCATCCATTCTACAAGTTATG CTCACAGACTGGTGAGGCTGCTGGCAGCGGTGTGTGCAGTTGGACTCCTGGGAGGCTTAGTTGTAGGTGTTTGGTTTCTAG tCAAACTTCTGCTGAGGCCTTCAACCTCCCAGAGTCCAGTGGGACTTGGGGACACAAAGGAGACGCCTTTCTGCAATGTGACAGAGGACATTTCCATCTCTGACCCCAGGAAag TGTTTTACAGAATCAGCCCTGAGAACTCCCTCCTGGAGATCCAGCTGGGGAAGCTGCTCACCTGGCTGCCGGTGTGCTACGAGAGGTGGAACTCTTCTCTGGGAACGCTGGTCTGCCGGCAACTGGGATACCCCAG ACTGACCAAGCATAAAGGAGTGAATCTAACTGATATTGGCCCAAACTACACTGATGGCTTCATACAAATTACCTCTGATCACAAGAGCAGCCTGGAAAATATGTGGCAGTTCAG gGGGAGCTGTATCACAGGGAAGGTTATCGCCCTGCAATGTTTTG AGTGTGGGACACGGGCGAAGCTGCCCAGGATAATTGGGGGAGTTGAGGCCACGCTGGGCAGGTGGCCATGGCAGGTCAGCCTCTACTACAGCAACCGTCACACCTGCGGAGGCTCCATCATCACCAGTCAATGGGTTGTCACAGCTGCCCACTGCGTACACAA CTACAGGCTACCTCAGGTTTCCAGCTGGGTGGTCTATGTCGGCATTGTGACCCGCAGCTCTGCTAAAATGGCTCAGCATACAGGATATGCTGTGGAGAGGATCATCTACAACAAGAACTACAACCACAGAAGCCACGACAGTGACATCGCCCTGATGAAGCTGCGTACCCCACTCAATTTTTCAG ATACCATCAGGCCGATCTGCTTGCCTCAGTACGGCTATGATCTTCCTGGAGGTACACAGTGCTGGATTTCTGGATGGGGATACACTCAGCCTGACGCCG TGCACTCACCCGACACCTTGAAAGAGGCGCCAGTTCCAATAATAAGCACAAAGAAGTGCAACAGCTCCTGCATGTACAACGGAGAGATCACGCCACGCATGCTCTGCGCCGGATACACAGAAGGAAAAGTGGATGCGTGTCAG GGAGACAGTGGGGGTCCTCTGGTGTGCCAGGATGAAAACGTGTGGAGGCTGGTCGGCGTTGTCAGCTGGGGTACGGGCTGTGCTGAGCCTAACCATCCCGGGGTGTACACCAAAGTGGCCGAGTTCTTGGGTTGGATCTATGACATGATTGAG aaTTACTGA
- the pih1d2 gene encoding PIH1 domain-containing protein 2: MSLTGGSEAVLQQISQFWSMLDDLSESDPAAYRSFIEKQTKIEADFSSPPELHSCLCSEIQEPKRGLLYINICSWKRVPAPQDPSRPLPVYGGKLETGITEGQGWYAVLDVALNPAVFWESKEDNREMNQVYMLALSFAQQQHGVGLSQQYTVVTSSPKSSVNEVYHRLGFKKWSNTSKQPETVGQTPAALLQQISALRSEKQDKDAAAQITHRPAERKKKDLIQVISTTLVEPQKPKYQLEVKTDTAGAPHSMELTVELPKVGSMSECQLRMSKEDILLEVGDVYYLLLEFPQTVNEDTASAIFNKKKRQLTLKVDVL; encoded by the exons ATGTCCTTGACTGGAGGCAGTGAGGCTGTTTTGCAGCAGATCAGCCAGTTTTGGTCCATGTTGGATGATCTTTCTGAAAGTGACCCAGCAGCGTACCGCAGCTTCATAGAGAAACAGACGAAGATAGAAGCCGACTTTAGTTCACCGCCGGAGCTCCACTCCTGTCTGTGCTCCGAAATTCAG gaaCCAAAGAGAGGCTTGCTGTATATTAATATATGCAGCTGGAAGCGTGTACCTGCACCCCAGGATCCCAGCAGGCCTTTACCTGTGTATGGAGGAAAACTGGAGACAGGCATAACTGAAGGTCAAG GCTGGTACGCTGTGCTGGATGTGGCATTAAACCCTGCAGTGTTTTGGGAAAGTAAAGAAGACAACAGAGAGATGAACCAGGTCTATATGCTGGCCCTAAGCTTTGCCCAGCAACAGCATGGGGTGGGGTTATCTCAGCAGTACACTGTTGTCACCTCCAGCCCAAAAAGCAGCGTCAATGAGGTGTACCACCGGCTCGGTTTTAAGAAGTGGTCCAACACCTCCAAACAACCAGAAACAG TCGGTCAGACACCAGCTGCCCTCCTGCAGCAGATTTCCGCTCTACGATCAGAGAAGCAGGACAAGGACGCAGCAGCACAAATTACCCACAGACCTGCAGAGCGCAAAAAGAAGGATTTGATCCAGGTCATCTCCACCACTCTCGTGGAGCCTCAGAAGCCAAAGTACCAACTGGAGGTGAAGACTGACACAGCAGGAGCTCCTCATAGCATGGAGCTTACAGTGGAGCTGCCAAAGGTTGGCTCCATGTCAGAGTGCCAGCTGAGAATGTCTAAG GAGGACATCTTACTGGAAGTGGGGGATGTTTACTATCTGCTTCTGGAGTTTCCACAAACTGTAAATGAAGACACTGCATCTGCCATCTTTAATAAGAAGAAACGGCAGCTTACATTAAAAGTAGATGTCTTGTGA